From a region of the Hymenobacter jejuensis genome:
- a CDS encoding substrate-binding domain-containing protein, with the protein MPPWLSITQERLAGYRAALEQYGLPFDENLVRYGTFGPDEVGPMVDDLMSLSPTPDAFFTASDRLAMGCLTALRQRHVNIPEDVSLIGFTNLNVADLLSPSLSTVVQPAQEIGQVAAERLIDLIERKQKAALSARSKSRRN; encoded by the coding sequence ATTCCGCCGTGGCTTTCCATCACGCAGGAGCGCCTGGCCGGCTATCGGGCCGCGCTGGAGCAGTACGGCTTGCCTTTCGATGAAAACCTGGTGCGTTACGGCACCTTCGGCCCCGATGAAGTTGGCCCGATGGTGGACGATCTGATGTCGCTGTCGCCTACCCCAGATGCCTTTTTTACCGCCAGCGACCGGCTCGCCATGGGCTGCTTAACGGCCTTGCGGCAACGCCACGTAAACATTCCGGAAGACGTGTCGCTGATTGGTTTTACCAACCTAAATGTGGCCGACTTGCTGTCGCCTTCGCTGAGCACGGTGGTGCAGCCTGCGCAGGAAATCGGGCAAGTGGCCGCCGAACGCCTCATCGACCTGATCGAGCGCAAGCAGAAAGCCGCCCTATCGGCACGGTCAAAATCCCGACGGAACTGA